The sequence TTACACTATGCTTCAGCTAAGATTAATTTTGTATGCTTGACACTACTCATTTTGTCTATGTGATAATTAATAAAGATGCTAAactaaaagacaaaacaaacaattgaaaaaatcacaattattaTCATTCATTCATCAACtactcaaattttcaaattcaacttttacttttttttaaggttaaatTCAACTTTCATAATAAACTTTGAATAATTTTACCATCACCTGCCCAGCCGGCATTGACtgtctctattttttgttttcttcgtCTTTTTGTCTGTCTTTACTCTCTCGCGTATATCAATATTAATCCTTCCGTTcaacttttctttcattttatcaAAACTTTACTCTGAGAGTTAGAGAGAGTCAAATATATCAAATATTCGAGAGAGTGTTCAATGCCAAATACCTAGATAGGTAGATCCACAGTCTACAGCGAAGGATCCaacaatttttagtaattttttgtttcctgaCAGATTGATAACCGACTATAGAAGGAAAAGGAAGGCAATACGCAATGAATCCCGATGTGTACCGAGTTGCTTCTACTGGTGATTCAAGTTTCTTTGAGAGCATGACAGATCCCAATAGTAGTACCCTTCTCCAAGTGACAATTGAGAAGAACACTGTTCTTCATCTTGCACTgcaattcaaaaaatttgagGCTGCGGAAAACATAGTTAATTTAAGTCCAAGTCTTGCGTATGAAACAAACTCCAACgactaaaaacttaaaaagtttagaaatataataaaatgtcacaatatttttacaatactaatttaaaattaatctttgtaaaataaaattttattaacatttatattttaaatgagtTGTTCTAGTACTCACAATTTTTGCTCTACCGCATACTCTGTAACATcacaattattaaatattacacACCTATCTTTTATTAAATGTCACAAATAGTACCCACTTATCTTTTATTACAtccatatgtttttttttttctcttggttttttctccaccacataCGTAACCCACTCCCATCTCTATCTattactctctttttctttttctagtgcATTCCGGATGGACTTTCCCTTTCTccagctctctctttctttttcttgctctctctttcttttactttttctatttctacttgAAGACTCTGGCAATGATAAGAAACACAGAAATTAAGAACAAGCAATTGCATGCTCCACCGTTGATCGAAGGACACAGGTAGGCGTTGTCTCTTTTTTGCTCCACCGTGGGTTGCTTGATTGCTCCACCATGGGTCAGATGGCTGctgtctctttttatttttatttttttctattgttatgatttgattaattttaagattgtgtttttgagtttgtattttgattatgcTTGAGTTTAGAAATGTTTAAGAGAAATGATTGTTGTGAATGTAGCTGTTGTGAATATTTGATTGAGATTGAGTTTAAAGATGTTTGAGAGAAAAGATTGTTGTGAATATAGTTGTTGTGAATATTTGATTGAGACTGAGTTTAGAGATGATTGAGAGAAAAGATCAAGAATCTGTGGTTACCGTTGTGATTTTTGAGTACAAAGAACTTATGGgcaatttagaaaaaaaaaaaactcaagaaaaCGTGATTGTGCGCGTTTTGCAACTGGAGCTCTGAGTTCCATTTTGCAAATGCACGTttctttacaaatataaaacgcaacttttttcaaaaagttacGTTTTGTACTGAACCAAACATACATAAAGGGCTAGCTTTTTTCAAAACGTGCTTTTTGGACTCAAAACGTTGAAACAAATGGGCACTTCAACAAACTGGTTTTAATTTTAACGTTTTCAACGCACTCGTTAATGGCATTCTCATTGTAATGAATGAGACTCAACACTTTCCCTTCTTTATCGGTCTTAAAGGTGCTCTCCTTAGGAACTTAATTAAGGTGCCTTTACTACATATCTGTATACCAACACAGCCAAATTGTACCTTCAGTGTAATTTCTTCTTCCTGTTTCTTTTTTGGAGGCTTGACGAGGCGGTGGGTGGGTGTGAACTGTGAAGTGGGGTTAGGcttttaatacatttatttgattgaattttggtGAATTTTATTGTCCTTACACAAATGGTATTTTGACTATTTTCTCCATTTTATCGTCTTTTGATTAATATTTGGACCTTTTTGGTTAGGGTTTCTGTTCTGCTTCAGTGCTTCTAGGTTTTACTGAtgggtttggttttctttcgcttttttctattttcaatgATTGCATGTATTTTACATTTGATTATTACATTCATTTAATTATAGCCGATTGGTCTGCTACATTTGTAGTGTGATAtctgctcttcttcttcttcttcttcttcttcttattttttttagtttttaatacgTGCTTCTACttgaattgtaaatttttttatgcctttttcttaacaaatttatttttttaacaaaaagaattagATAAAGAACATATTAATCAAGAAAGTGATGGATCATATGATTTAGAATaagatgaaattaaaaaaaaactaattcgAAGGAACctaaaatttagtcatttttgaattttatttttttttaagtgtccGCCCATTCATTAACCTGGAACAATTATTACATATAGCATTTAGTTCCTCACAACAAGTGGGTTTACAAGCGTGTGGGATCCAtctattgtgatttgtgagatAGTGAGATACCCCTCAAGCGTGTGGGATCCATCTATTGTGATCTGGGTCCCATTCTCATTCTTCCTTTTTATACTTTCTTTTCTCCTCCCAAATCCACACTACACCTCAATCCTCACACTTCTTCCTTACTTCTTTATTCTTATAAACCACTCGTCACTCTTAGACCACTACCTCAGAATCATATGACTTTCTTTGTTCATACTTGTTTGCTTTATTAGAAAATCCATTTCTCGCCTTCATTTTGCTGGTCGTCCTTACTCTACCGCTGTGCGAAAAAACAGGTTGCTATATTTCTTCGCTTCTTTTGTTTGCCTTGCCAGGCGTTGATTGTGTGTTACGGATGTTGGGAAAATTTTAGTAATACCTAGTTTTATTagactttttaaaaagtaaataaaataaaatagtattaactttttattttgttcacaCTGATAGACAGATTGATAATGAATCCTAAAGTCTTCCGAGATGCTTCCTCCAGTGATTCAAGTTTCTTTGAGGAATTGACAAATCCCAATAGTAGTACCCTTCTCGAAGTGACAATCGAGGAGAACACTGTTCTTCATGTTGCActacaattcaaaaaatttgagGCTGCAAAAAAGATAGTTAATTTAAGACCAAGCCTTGTGTATGAAACAAACTCCAAAGGCAATACTCCGCTACACATTGTTGCAAGGGTAGGAGATTCTTCAATGGTAAAGCTTCTAATAGACGAAGCCAAAAAACTGGATGTTGAATCAGGTGGCCGACAACAGCAGCTTCTGAGAATGGTGAATCAAGATGGGGATACTGCCTTGCATGTCGCTGTGCGATATGGTAACTTTGATGTTGCGAAAGAACTAATTAATGAGAATGATCCAGCAGAACTGGCTATGCAGGTAAACAAGGCTGGGGAATCCGCACTATTCCTCGCTGTGGATAGACAACACTACGACATGGCTTCTTATATCCTAAGTGCTGCTCGAGACTGCTCCTATGCTGGAAGGCACGGCATGAATGTCTTGCATGCACTTGTCATTCATACAAGGAGTTGTAAGTTTTGCTCCATTCTGCTTCTTAAATATTTTGCACTTTTCTTTTAGGATGTGGTCTTTTCGAGGCGTTAATGTCATGGCTATATCCCATGCGTGATGTGAGTTAGCAAATCAATTTCACTAGGGTTTTCATACACAAATAATGTTATTCCAAGCATAATTTATCGGTTTAATAAATTGTTTCTCTAAATTCATcttcacaaattttattttaaaaaataacaaattgatGTAGCATGTGAATAATACCACCACATTACCATTTtaatgagataatttttttaatagaaaaaagttaatagaaaatttttaaattcaatttttttaataggaaaagtTAACAAATTGATGGACCATTTTTAgaaatcttttataaaaaaagaaaaaaaaaaaaaattactctttttttttatatacattttttttttttgtatttttcatgaaaatgttATCAAAACTTTCTTCAAATTGTCAATTAATAAATTGTCTAAGGTCAACCTTTAACTCGACcattatgaaaaattaatgtATAAAGTTTATATAATAGAGTTGGTAATATCCCTAACGGTACTCTTTACAAATTGCATGGGTGGCATCCCCTCTTCAGTATAGAGCCGATATGCTAGTAATACatgacctaattaattaaagcccaattgatCTTGGGCTGCTAGAGAATTCTGAAAACGGGCCAAAGCAAGGTTCAACCCAAGTTCAAAACTTGAAAAGAACCAAAAAGGAGGCAACTTTATTGATTTTGaaggttattttttatttattttattttatttttatttttttataagataaaaattatactctaacataatctaaatttatatatgtatgaagttttcttctagagacttgaacacCGACATTTACCCTCTCACCCCACAAAAATTTTGTACCTATAGAATTACCAGCACGATAAGGGTGTCCGGTATTTTCACTATTTTGAAGTTAAACTCAAAGATATTGGAACcaagtttatatatatgaaaatatctTGGGTCCAATATCCTTGTGCATTGAACTTTTTGAAATGCGAATGCGTGTCAAACACTTGCCACTTGTCCGCATTCTAATAAGTCTAGTACATAGAAACACTAGATCTAAGTCTTGCCCGACTTATATATCTATTGTAGAGACTAGACAGACTTTGTcaaacatcaatcaacaaaagtaaaaagaaaagcaaacatTAAAATAAGTATGTTgacataaatttattatttcaaatatactattagtaaataatatctgattaacaaaaaatttgacatatgtattaagcGTGTAAAGAACAttcaattcaatggttagattttcaaaatatatagtaatatttattttattgagtaaagttgtagcgttagaaaataacaaattttgtagctaaactttgtccgtAAAaatatcttttcttctttttattggttatttttttaattcttttaattctttttttggtaCGTATTTTAGACGAGCCCAAGCTCATTCCTTCGAAGTATATACCGAGGCCATGTACTCCAGATATTGGTAtgtttaaatttcttatattcGGAATATTACTATTTTAAGTTAGtgacacaacaaaaattaaaaacaatgtcacaatatttaaaattagTCTACCACCTCACATATGAACTTATcacaatttataatttcaatttttttaatgacccATGTCTAAGGTAACATGCTAACtcgaaaatattatgaaattgtaataaattttgttttcatcaaTTGTCTCGTAAATTTGTCCCTGTACCCAACATGCTTGAAAGCTAAAGGTTTTAAAACTAATTTCAAGCAATTCTATATATGCCAAGAGTCTTGACACAGTGGCAATATTTAATTCTCAAAAAGAATACAACATAGATTCGAACCTCCTCCTTGTGTTGTGTAAGGGGGAAAATGTTCTTAATATATACTAACCAGAACAATATGGTGCGAAGCTCCTTCCCTCGTGTTGTACAGTTTgtgtaagaaagaaaaatgctctTAACATGTACTATTAACAAATGTGAGCAATAAGGTTTTCCTTGAATTCTCGTAGATTTTGTGAAAGAAGTGATAATAAAATGCCCATCTACAATTGAACAAAGGGATGGCTTAGGATGGACTCCTCTACACATTGCCGCACAACTGGGTAACAAGAAATATGTTAAGCTGCTTTTAGAAAATGGCAATTCCCCTGCATATGAAATGAACAATGAAGGTTTATCTACTCTTCACATTGCGGCCAAAAAAGGCAATGTCAATGTAATGAAAGAACTCATCACAACATGTCCAGATATCTATGAGTTTTTGGACCTCAAGGGTCAGACGTCTCTTCATGTTGCTGCAGAAAGTGGAGAGAAGGAAGTAGTCGAGTTTTTTCTGAAGAGACCAGAGTTTGAGAGTCTCATCAACAAGCAGGATAAAGAAGGAAACACACCTATGCATCTGGCGGCCAACAACGGTCATATCGAGATTGCATTACTGTTAAGAAGACGAGGTACTGGTGTTGACTTAAATGCTACGAACAAGAAGGGCTTCACTGCAATGGACAATGTTATGTTACGAATGAAGTTAAAACACTCCAAACCAACGGTGTGCCCTCTCTTTCGTACTCTACTGAATGCAATATTAATTTCTTAGTCCGACGTTAAAAATCAATCCATCAAGAACAAACGCCATAACATgaaattatctctctctctctctctctatatatatatatatatatattgttagaatttttgttaGAGCTACATATTGAtagaattatatttaattaattgaatttatcatttttgtatGACTTAAATTTTGAGGAGACTCGGTAATTTACAAGTGAAGAGAAATGTTAGAATTATGCTTAAATGATAAAACTTaccattttttaataatttaaacttttaagaGTATTGGTAATTTACAATAATATCAATGTAGCTGGTGCTAAGGTAATAGCCTATCCTCTACCCATCactcatatttatttattatatattttatagataACCCTAccactcaattaaaaaaatggcttatgaaataatcaataatatataatacATTGAttgcaataaataataaaattaaaaagtataaGAATTATAATACCTATAAGAgaataatatacaaattaaggTGAATCGTGACCTGTTTCTCTTTAGCGAAGAGTTAAAAGAAGAAAGtataagaattaagaaaaatgCGGGAAATCTTCAACTGTACATTCAAATTCATAACATGTTTAAGCATCACCTAGGAattggtgtgtgtatatatatatatatatataatttgttaagTTTTTATGGTGGTTCCATATATAAGTATTGAAATCCAATCACAAGATCAAGATGACATCGAAGCAAGTTGTGAAATAGggtgtagatttttttttttttgaaaaacacacacatatatataagaaaagaagatgAAATAAGGAAATACACTCACATGCCAACATCAGAACTGCATGCAAATAGAGTGTAGATTTAGGTGTGGTCATTGCAGCGCTTTGAAAAATTAAAGTATCTAACTAGATTCTATtccaaaaatttgttttagaACAAAGCAAATTAATTTGtgtatttttctcaaaaaaaaaaaaaaaaattgtgtattaaTTTTCCTCAAATTCTAGCTAGAATGCATCACAGATGTATAATGCATCCACGTGTTTGTTTTcgaatattcaaaaaaaattatccatttataaataaaaaatgctacatTAATAACATtgtcataacaaatcatagatggtaagttgttattggttctaatttacattacttttttatcccCACATAACAACCAAATATAATTtactacttaaaatttgttgtgaaaatattgtagtcaTATCACTTATCTTTAAAAATGggataaaatattgttttcctCCTTTTCCTCTCCCAAATTTATATGACGTTTAGCCTCCGTCCCAAAACTTTATAAAATTGGCATTTTATATCCCTAAACTTTGCATCTGCTCTACTCAACGTTCTTCCGTCCatgttatttagtttttatcCAATGTTAGTTTTTGAATTTCCCATACAAAAATCatctatttataaattttacatgATGAAAACAAGATCCAATTGTGGAAGGAAGGCGCTCGACCAAGTCTAAGGGGAGCTCGCTTTCAAATGGGCATCCAGAAATTGGAACCAGAAGAAGGGTCAGAAGACAAAAAAATGTCCACCTCCGAATTGGATTATATGAATCAAAAGAAGCAGACCGTTATGGTGGTAGCCACACTCATCGCAACTGTGACCTTCACGGCTGGTTTCACGGTGCCTGGTGGATTCAAAAACGGAGGTGTGGATGAGGGCATGGCAGCATTAAGCAAAATAACTGCTTTCCGTGTATTTCTGATAGCTAATACTTTAGCTTTTGGTCTGTCCATTACCTCCGTATTCGTCCACTTTTGCAGTTCAACAATTTCTAGGGAAGTCGTTCCTCGCAAAGGGATAGGAATCACCCCTATTTTCACAGCCTATTCTACCGTAGCATTGTTGGTAGCATTTATCTCAGGCACCTACACAGTCGTGCCACACTCTATGGGGATTACTACAGCCGTTATTATTTGTTGCTGCTTGATAATTTACCGCTATGTTTATTTCTCATATAAACGAGCATGCTATCTGGGAATCCAGTGGTTTATTATTCTCTATGCTCCTTATATGGaagattaaagaaagaaataatgaagatttttttttttttttaattgctaagCCCTACTTGGTCTGGGATGATTTGAAAGGAAAAACCTTTGAAGCTATGTTTGGAATAAGAAGAATGCTGCCAGTCTGAGGACGGCATTGTCAAGATCATTATATGGGAGGCTTGTTGCAAAGCCTTTGTACGGTGTGCTTGTGTTCTTCTtgtaatgtttttgtttttgttttcggGTGCTGTTGGtttgattatattatctttattttttaacaaaatgctTATtcatggtaaaataaaaaatattatgcatGTTATTTTTGGTATACCAAATCAAAGTACGTAGCATTCTCGCAGTGACAaattgaccccaaaaaaaaaaaaaaaaaacacacacacacacaaagcaGCATGAGCttggtttcaactttcaactagATAATgtggatatatatatttatggtaACGACCAGAGATATATCCACTTTCAAACTTGTTGCAGCTTGAGCcgttgccttttgttttgcctaACGGCCctcttccaagggaaaaatgactatttaccttttatttttaaactatttaatCGAACAACTATCTCTTTGAAGTATTTAGTAAAATATCTCTGTTTTTGAAACACAATATTGCTAATGTCGAGTTTCACCTGAAACTCAACATTAGCATATTTtgccatttattttattttattttattgaaaattttgcataGAATTTGACATTGCTATAATATCAAGTTCTActtaaaaaaactcataaaagtCGATTAATGTTAGGTTCGAGGTAGCATTTAAAAACAACAGCAATATCAAATTCCAAAACATAGGCTTTTTTCTAGATACTTTGAAAATATGGTTGTTTGTTAcgaacttaaaaaaataaacggTATTTAGCAATTTTTACCCTCTCAGAGCTCCCCCACTCCTTTTATTAAAGATGGGTTGGTCCTTAGgcccctctttttttctttttttcttttttttaagaaacatacACAAGAGAGAGAATTGACAAGGTTCAAATAACATGTAAAACATTAATGAACGTTTATAccccaatttcaaaattaccaacacaaacaatatatgtgtggAATAATGAGTATAAGTtaaaactcaaacaaataaacaactcTACGCCATAATCAAACACAACACAGCAGTAATTAAAGATAGAtagtaagggttagagagatgcaaatacaaggaTAATACCGGCATGTATTATTGAAgaagaaaccgaagaactcggcgaaaaacttCTCTGCCGCCCTCTAAGTGgtgaaatgatccactagagaataaagttggagtacatgaataacaaaagaccctccaagcctagtctacccaatgtatttgagccctccaagcttttGCTACCAACGGGTTATGCCTaatcttgtcttctctaacttaccGAATCCcacaataagcccattgcatcaaccaaacgAATTGATCCtctctgaactgcttcccaagcaccaaaatacaTCCTCACTGATATGaatatggtgagataaggatttggcaaaTGAACTTCCcaagggtatgtcaatggagatggtgagagtagaggaatttggagaatcaaaaagcaaagattgtggatgagtcaatcttagttttctttagggtttctctctcaaaattctctctagaagctctctacatctcgtgggtataagggtatttatagtagggtacatgaagaatgtgaaaagtcagtaTTCATCAAAACAGAGAATTCTGGCAACTTGGCCTCGCGATTGGAACGAGTCGTGAGTTTGAGTCATGAGATAACTACCAAGCTAGACTATATTTTTTGTCCAGTAGTGCTCCAGCTatcgtgacccttcagctccctgTATGCTTTACACGTGTGTCATTCTAGCAACTTGCCAGTCGCGAGCCAGTCACGAGACTCGTTTGAAttgcacacatcttgagttttcttcatactctctcacatacaacccttacataattctcACTTAAATatagggtatctaattgctaaattataagcaaatttggcacggaataaagccaacacatggttaaataaattcaaccttacatatactttttaaaaatctcatttaTTTTAGGTACGATTTATTTTTATTcgatttaattttaataaaataattcaataaaaataatctcatAAGATCAAACATGAAggggtttgaaatttttaataattgtaGTATTATcgaaattttaaattgattaagggTTACACTTACAATTATGGATGAAATATGTGCTATAAAATTACGATTCCAAATGAAATTGCGATTTGAAgatttgatttcaaaagttttatcgaaatttcaaaagatttgttttaataatgaCACTGTTTAATGATTTGATATTAAAGTAAAAACTTCAACCCAAATCACCTTATTGGTGTCCATTGTCGAAAATTTTGATGTGcccaaattttaaatattaaatacacaTTTGTGGGTTAATGTTGCAATGTTTTGATCATATGGATCACGTTTAATCAATAGCAATCCTGAACACTATCATGAGGCTATTAGACAAAAGACGTacgcttaaaaaaaaaaaaaaaattctacgtGCAATCTCTACTGTTGAAGAGTTTCTAAATGGGGTTCAACTTCGACCACCAACTGAATATTATCAAGATCCAGAAAGgggagggaattttgtacttttttattcaaaaaaaagaattcttacaagttacaactagTCATCACCTTCTCTCTGtctaaaaagcattttttgATAACTACTCAcatcaaactctttttttttctatctaaaACTAACGGTCACAAGAAATATTAGGAAGAGAAGCCATATCATCAACTAAGaatgagatattaaaaaaactagaatacaaaatttagttagtaattttgcaaccaaaaaaaaattttaaagtaatgACTGTAAACAATTATATAGTATagaaatttaaatgaaatattagtATTTAATTCATATCTTAATATAAGAAAATACTATTCTATATAAGATTGTCTCCTTATGCCTCAAATCTTATTGAGTTGACCCTGACTTCTTGTGAATTAGTACAATATGCatatttaactataaaaaattcTTAGACTTGTTGATATTTACACCTTACATATAATGTCTATAATTTCATACGTGATCATCTTACTATTGAGGCCAAATTTTTTTGCCAATCCTATGACTGATAACATCACTGCTACTATTTGCCCCCCTCTACGATTGACAAAGCTGGCAATACAAAATTGTGCGTACATGTACTTTGTGTGTAATAGCATATGTGAAATAAACACCACTCTTATTTTATAATGCACCTTAACTAGTTGCCTCATTTGGAAAATGATAGAgctaataactaataagtatGGCAAGGTGTAACCCCACCCATGCTTAGTGATACTATGTAACATTTACTTTATTGATCAATCAAGTTTCTACCTTCTACTTGAGGAGGAAAAAAATTgcagataaatttttttataaaaaaggtAGGGAACGGGTGGAGAGAGAGGAAATGGGGCAGAGACATTTACTGGACTATAACCTCAGCGTGTTTTTAACCTTAAAAGGTTTTCTAATTAATGGCAT comes from Castanea sativa cultivar Marrone di Chiusa Pesio chromosome 3, ASM4071231v1 and encodes:
- the LOC142628339 gene encoding protein ACCELERATED CELL DEATH 6-like isoform X2, yielding MIRNTEIKNKQLHAPPLIEGHRLIMNPKVFRDASSSDSSFFEELTNPNSSTLLEVTIEENTVLHVALQFKKFEAAKKIVNLRPSLVYETNSKGNTPLHIVARVGDSSMVKLLIDEAKKLDVESGGRQQQLLRMVNQDGDTALHVAVRYGNFDVAKELINENDPAELAMQVNKAGESALFLAVDRQHYDMASYILSAARDCSYAGRHGMNVLHALVIHTRSYFVKEVIIKCPSTIEQRDGLGWTPLHIAAQLGNKKYVKLLLENGNSPAYEMNNEGLSTLHIAAKKGNVNVMKELITTCPDIYEFLDLKGQTSLHVAAESGEKEVVEFFLKRPEFESLINKQDKEGNTPMHLAANNGHIEIALLLRRRGTGVDLNATNKKGFTAMDNVMLRMKLKHSKPTIQLWKEGARPSLRGARFQMGIQKLEPEEGSEDKKMSTSELDYMNQKKQTVMVVATLIATVTFTAGFTVPGGFKNGGVDEGMAALSKITAFRVFLIANTLAFGLSITSVFVHFCSSTISREVVPRKGIGITPIFTAYSTVALLVAFISGTYTVVPHSMGITTAVIICCCLIIYRYVYFSYKRACYLGIQWFIILYAPYMED
- the LOC142628339 gene encoding protein ACCELERATED CELL DEATH 6-like isoform X1, with translation MIRNTEIKNKQLHAPPLIEGHRLIMNPKVFRDASSSDSSFFEELTNPNSSTLLEVTIEENTVLHVALQFKKFEAAKKIVNLRPSLVYETNSKGNTPLHIVARVGDSSMVKLLIDEAKKLDVESGGRQQQLLRMVNQDGDTALHVAVRYGNFDVAKELINENDPAELAMQVNKAGESALFLAVDRQHYDMASYILSAARDCSYAGRHGMNVLHALVIHTRSYEPKLIPSKYIPRPCTPDIDFVKEVIIKCPSTIEQRDGLGWTPLHIAAQLGNKKYVKLLLENGNSPAYEMNNEGLSTLHIAAKKGNVNVMKELITTCPDIYEFLDLKGQTSLHVAAESGEKEVVEFFLKRPEFESLINKQDKEGNTPMHLAANNGHIEIALLLRRRGTGVDLNATNKKGFTAMDNVMLRMKLKHSKPTIQLWKEGARPSLRGARFQMGIQKLEPEEGSEDKKMSTSELDYMNQKKQTVMVVATLIATVTFTAGFTVPGGFKNGGVDEGMAALSKITAFRVFLIANTLAFGLSITSVFVHFCSSTISREVVPRKGIGITPIFTAYSTVALLVAFISGTYTVVPHSMGITTAVIICCCLIIYRYVYFSYKRACYLGIQWFIILYAPYMED
- the LOC142628339 gene encoding uncharacterized protein LOC142628339 isoform X3 produces the protein MNPKVFRDASSSDSSFFEELTNPNSSTLLEVTIEENTVLHVALQFKKFEAAKKIVNLRPSLVYETNSKGNTPLHIVARVGDSSMVKLLIDEAKKLDVESGGRQQQLLRMVNQDGDTALHVAVRYGNFDVAKELINENDPAELAMQVNKAGESALFLAVDRQHYDMASYILSAARDCSYAGRHGMNVLHALVIHTRSYEPKLIPSKYIPRPCTPDIDFVKEVIIKCPSTIEQRDGLGWTPLHIAAQLGNKKYVKLLLENGNSPAYEMNNEGLSTLHIAAKKGNVNVMKELITTCPDIYEFLDLKGQTSLHVAAESGEKEVVEFFLKRPEFESLINKQDKEGNTPMHLAANNGHIEIALLLRRRGTGVDLNATNKKGFTAMDNVMLRMKLKHSKPTIQLWKEGARPSLRGARFQMGIQKLEPEEGSEDKKMSTSELDYMNQKKQTVMVVATLIATVTFTAGFTVPGGFKNGGVDEGMAALSKITAFRVFLIANTLAFGLSITSVFVHFCSSTISREVVPRKGIGITPIFTAYSTVALLVAFISGTYTVVPHSMGITTAVIICCCLIIYRYVYFSYKRACYLGIQWFIILYAPYMED